The Chitinophagales bacterium genome has a window encoding:
- a CDS encoding ergothioneine biosynthesis protein EgtB — translation MTLKEQYWKVRQRTEELCRPLKTEDYVPQPVIYASPPKWHIAHVTWFFEEMILKQYMEGYKEYHPDFCYLFNSYYNTVGERTLRAERGNITRPGVDEVFAYRRYVDENMNQYLSNNIPADVQKLVQLGMNHEQQHQELFITDLKYALGHNPIFPVYKDDYNLLKDHNTGNGFVHIDEGIYEIGFEGDEFCYDNELGRHKVYLHTFDISKALVTNGEYIEFIQAGGYKNFNYWLDEGWAWVNENNARSPMYWHNINGEWLYYTLAGLQKIAPDAILGHISYYEANAFATWKGMRLPTEFEWEVASEQLDWGKRWEWTNSAYLPYPGFSIAAGAVGEYNGKFMVNQMVLRGASVATSEGHSRKTYRNFFHPHYQWQFSGIRLVK, via the coding sequence ATGACCTTAAAAGAACAATACTGGAAAGTAAGACAAAGAACTGAAGAACTATGTCGGCCATTAAAAACTGAGGACTATGTGCCACAGCCTGTTATTTATGCCAGTCCTCCCAAATGGCATATTGCGCATGTTACATGGTTTTTCGAAGAGATGATACTGAAACAGTATATGGAGGGTTATAAAGAGTATCATCCCGACTTCTGCTATTTATTTAACAGCTATTACAATACAGTTGGCGAAAGAACGCTACGTGCCGAACGCGGCAATATCACACGCCCGGGTGTAGACGAAGTATTTGCCTATCGCAGGTATGTAGATGAAAATATGAACCAGTATTTGTCAAACAATATTCCTGCGGATGTACAGAAACTGGTACAACTTGGCATGAACCATGAACAACAGCACCAGGAACTATTTATTACAGACCTGAAATATGCTTTGGGACACAACCCGATATTTCCTGTATATAAAGACGACTATAACTTACTGAAAGACCATAACACGGGCAATGGCTTTGTACATATAGATGAAGGTATTTACGAAATAGGTTTTGAAGGTGATGAGTTTTGTTATGACAATGAGCTGGGCAGGCACAAGGTTTACCTGCATACTTTTGATATAAGCAAAGCATTAGTAACTAATGGCGAGTATATAGAATTCATCCAGGCTGGTGGGTACAAAAATTTCAACTATTGGCTGGACGAAGGTTGGGCATGGGTGAATGAGAACAATGCACGATCACCTATGTACTGGCACAACATAAATGGCGAGTGGCTCTATTACACATTAGCCGGGTTGCAAAAGATTGCCCCGGATGCTATACTGGGTCATATAAGCTATTACGAAGCCAATGCTTTTGCCACTTGGAAAGGAATGCGCTTGCCAACAGAGTTTGAATGGGAAGTAGCCAGCGAACAGTTGGACTGGGGCAAGCGCTGGGAGTGGACCAACAGCGCCTACCTGCCCTACCCCGGATTCAGCATAGCTGCAGGGGCAGTTGGCGAATACAATGGTAAATTCATGGTGAACCAGATGGTGTTGCGAGGAGCATCGGTAGCAACATCCGAAGGGCACAGCCGCAAAACATATCGCAACTTCTTTCACCCGCACTACCAGTGGCAATTTTCAGGTATAAGACTAGTAAAATAA
- the egtD gene encoding L-histidine N(alpha)-methyltransferase, which produces MNENFRQDVDTGLSATPKQLLSKYFYDETGDSLFVKIMNMPEYYLTNSEYEIFTTQAEDIIKAFGVNGGTLELIELGAGDGTKTIELLKVLQGKTNFTYVPIDISQNALDLLCLRLAKEVPGINVQPLQGDYFSVLADIKQHQAQKVILFLGSNIGNMLDHNARRFVRQLCEQLNHGDKVLLGVDLKKDASIILPAYNDAQGITRDFNLNLLTRINRELGGNFVVSLFEHKPLYNEELGQAESYIQSMKDQDVHIKATGKTYHFDKGERIHMEISRKYDDKTINDIISDTGLQLKHKFTDSKNYFADYILVME; this is translated from the coding sequence ATGAACGAGAATTTCAGACAAGACGTAGACACAGGATTAAGCGCTACACCCAAACAACTGCTCTCAAAATACTTTTATGACGAGACAGGCGATTCCTTGTTCGTAAAGATCATGAACATGCCGGAATATTACCTGACCAATTCAGAGTATGAGATATTCACGACACAGGCAGAAGACATTATCAAAGCATTTGGCGTAAACGGCGGCACACTCGAACTGATAGAGCTGGGTGCCGGAGATGGAACAAAAACTATTGAACTACTTAAGGTACTGCAAGGGAAAACAAATTTCACCTACGTACCAATAGATATTTCACAGAATGCATTAGACCTACTGTGCCTACGTCTGGCAAAAGAAGTACCGGGAATTAACGTGCAGCCATTACAGGGAGATTATTTTAGTGTACTGGCAGATATAAAGCAACATCAAGCGCAAAAGGTAATTCTCTTCCTAGGGTCGAACATCGGGAACATGCTGGACCATAACGCCCGAAGATTCGTAAGGCAGTTATGCGAACAACTGAACCACGGGGACAAAGTACTACTGGGTGTAGACCTCAAGAAAGACGCATCCATTATCCTCCCGGCTTATAACGATGCACAAGGCATAACAAGAGACTTCAACCTCAACCTGCTGACACGCATCAACAGGGAACTGGGTGGCAATTTTGTCGTCAGTTTGTTTGAGCACAAACCTTTATATAATGAAGAACTGGGGCAGGCTGAAAGCTACATCCAAAGCATGAAAGATCAGGATGTACACATAAAGGCCACAGGCAAAACCTACCATTTTGATAAAGGGGAACGTATCCATATGGAGATATCCCGTAAGTACGATGATAAAACCATCAATGATATCATCAGCGACACAGGTCTGCAACTGAAACATAAATTCACAGACAGCAAAAACTATTTTGCTGACTATATATTAGTAATGGAATAA
- a CDS encoding T9SS type A sorting domain-containing protein, which yields MKKVLPIFLLCAGIATCACGQITITSGDMPVSGDTLRYSTTIPVGFNINLNDTGANKVWNFDTMKPVTQGLNEYKLALQVNLAYVTISPTAYGYKVADTFGGAGGAPLPISVTEVYTFFNKKGTAPNNRFIAEGFGAKISGVPIPATYSNEDELFFFPLEYGDKDTSDYYLNVPVPSVGRMVQTGDRRTQVDAWGTIQTPYFTTPKSCIRVRSEVSGTDSFIMSSLPVPPIGIPRQTVDYFWLVQGEHYPALWITTNMVGSTETISTVRYRDTYRGLSVGDVKTNTISKLDVYPNPADNRLRIDIPAGNTHFIVEVFDLQGKLVLSAQDNNDLDITRLTPGNYFTRVTFENGIGVAPFVKQ from the coding sequence ATGAAAAAAGTATTACCCATTTTCTTACTGTGTGCAGGAATTGCAACCTGTGCCTGCGGACAAATTACTATTACATCAGGCGATATGCCGGTATCCGGTGACACTTTGAGGTACAGCACAACCATTCCCGTAGGGTTTAACATAAACCTGAATGATACCGGTGCTAATAAGGTCTGGAATTTTGATACTATGAAACCCGTTACACAAGGATTGAATGAGTATAAGTTAGCACTGCAAGTAAATTTAGCCTATGTGACAATTTCTCCTACGGCTTATGGGTATAAAGTAGCCGATACCTTTGGGGGGGCAGGCGGTGCTCCATTGCCGATCAGTGTTACTGAGGTATACACATTCTTCAATAAAAAAGGCACGGCACCTAATAACAGGTTCATTGCAGAGGGCTTTGGTGCCAAGATCAGTGGTGTGCCAATTCCTGCAACTTACAGCAATGAGGATGAGCTGTTTTTCTTTCCGCTGGAGTATGGCGATAAAGATACTTCTGATTATTATCTGAATGTTCCGGTGCCTTCTGTAGGCAGAATGGTACAAACCGGTGACCGCAGAACACAGGTAGACGCATGGGGAACAATACAAACGCCTTATTTTACTACACCCAAAAGTTGTATCAGAGTACGCTCCGAAGTGAGTGGGACGGATAGCTTTATTATGAGCTCATTGCCTGTGCCTCCGATAGGTATCCCAAGACAGACGGTAGACTACTTCTGGCTTGTGCAGGGTGAACATTATCCCGCATTGTGGATAACTACGAATATGGTGGGTAGTACAGAAACTATTTCTACGGTACGTTACAGGGATACATACAGAGGGCTTTCTGTAGGGGATGTGAAAACAAACACTATCAGTAAGCTGGACGTTTATCCTAATCCCGCTGATAACAGGTTGCGTATTGATATACCTGCGGGTAACACTCATTTTATAGTTGAAGTGTTTGATCTGCAGGGTAAGCTGGTTCTTTCAGCGCAGGATAATAATGATCTGGATATTACCAGGCTGACTCCGGGTAATTACTTCACCCGTGTAACTTTTGAGAATGGAATAGGTGTTGCACCTTTTGTAAAACAATAA
- a CDS encoding zinc ribbon domain-containing protein encodes MSTYKNCQSCSMPLDKDPGGGGTNADGSKSDKYCSYCYANGEFVAKDMTVTEMQEYVKKKLQSMGFPGFLAGMLTKGIPKLERWQK; translated from the coding sequence ATGAGTACGTATAAGAATTGCCAGAGTTGCAGCATGCCATTAGATAAGGACCCCGGCGGCGGCGGTACCAATGCAGATGGTAGTAAGAGTGATAAATACTGTAGCTATTGTTATGCCAATGGAGAATTTGTGGCAAAGGATATGACTGTAACTGAAATGCAGGAATACGTGAAGAAGAAATTACAGTCTATGGGTTTCCCGGGTTTTCTGGCAGGCATGCTTACTAAAGGAATACCAAAACTTGAGAGATGGCAAAAATAA
- a CDS encoding DUF427 domain-containing protein, which produces MKATWNGKVLAESNETRVIEGNYYFPPESINKEFFSESNTHTICPWKGTASYYNVTVDGKENADAAWYYPETSQLAEAIKGYIAFWKGVEVSK; this is translated from the coding sequence ATGAAAGCTACATGGAATGGCAAGGTACTTGCTGAAAGCAACGAGACAAGAGTGATCGAAGGCAATTATTACTTTCCGCCGGAAAGCATAAACAAAGAGTTTTTCTCGGAGAGTAATACTCACACGATCTGCCCATGGAAGGGTACGGCCTCGTACTACAATGTTACGGTAGATGGCAAAGAGAATGCTGACGCAGCATGGTATTACCCGGAAACCTCACAACTGGCGGAGGCTATCAAAGGTTATATTGCTTTCTGGAAAGGTGTTGAAGTAAGCAAATAG
- a CDS encoding peptide chain release factor 3: MKNKKEINRRRTFAIISHPDAGKTTLTEKLLLFGGAIQVAGAVKSNKIKKHATSDFMEIEKQRGISVATSVMCFEYRDTLINLLDTPGHKDFAEDTYRTLTAVDSVILVIDGVNGVEEQTRRLVEVCRMRDTPVIVFVNKMDRDGKFPFDLLDEIEKELSISLHPMTWPINMGKEFKGVYNLHDKSLNLFTASQKATEENTVPIPDLNDKLLDEKVGERDANQLREDADLLEGVYGELDKEAYLKAQIAPLFFGSAVNNFGVKELLDTFITISPTPLGRPTSTRWIEPDEDKFSGFIFKIHANLDPRHRDRIAFLRVVSGEFKRNVYLKHTRLEKDIRFSNPYTFMAREKEVVDSAYPGDVVGLYDTGSFKIGDTLTDGEILQFTGIPTFSPEIFKELVNKDPMKTKQLDKGIRQLTDEGVAQLFTQHGGNRKIIGCVGELQFEVIQYRLLQEYGASCDFNHLSFYKACWITGDKKKIDDFVRFKQANIMEDKDGNLVYLAQSEWFLNTEKQNNPDIEFHFTSEFKTAMA; encoded by the coding sequence ATGAAGAATAAAAAGGAGATCAACCGAAGAAGGACATTTGCGATCATCTCTCACCCGGACGCAGGTAAGACTACGCTTACTGAAAAGCTGCTGCTTTTTGGTGGCGCCATACAGGTGGCAGGTGCTGTAAAAAGCAACAAAATAAAGAAACATGCTACCAGCGACTTTATGGAAATAGAGAAGCAGCGTGGTATATCAGTGGCTACTTCAGTTATGTGCTTTGAGTACAGGGATACACTCATCAACCTGCTGGATACGCCGGGTCACAAAGACTTTGCTGAAGATACCTACCGCACGCTTACCGCTGTTGACAGTGTAATACTGGTGATAGACGGTGTGAATGGTGTAGAAGAACAGACACGACGCCTGGTGGAGGTTTGTCGCATGAGGGATACGCCTGTTATCGTTTTTGTGAACAAAATGGACCGTGATGGCAAATTCCCTTTCGACCTGCTGGATGAAATAGAAAAAGAACTAAGCATCAGCCTGCACCCCATGACATGGCCTATAAATATGGGTAAAGAATTCAAAGGGGTGTATAACCTGCATGATAAAAGCCTGAACCTGTTTACTGCCAGCCAAAAAGCAACAGAAGAAAATACCGTTCCAATACCCGACTTGAACGACAAATTGCTGGACGAGAAAGTAGGAGAAAGAGATGCTAACCAGTTGAGGGAAGATGCTGATCTGCTGGAAGGCGTTTACGGAGAGCTGGATAAAGAAGCTTACCTGAAAGCACAGATAGCACCCCTGTTTTTCGGCAGTGCGGTGAATAACTTTGGTGTAAAAGAACTTTTAGATACTTTCATAACTATATCGCCCACCCCGCTAGGCAGGCCTACCAGCACACGTTGGATAGAGCCTGACGAGGATAAGTTCTCAGGTTTTATATTTAAGATCCACGCCAACCTGGATCCCAGGCACAGGGACAGGATCGCATTCCTGAGAGTAGTTTCAGGTGAGTTTAAACGCAATGTCTATCTGAAGCACACCCGACTTGAAAAAGACATCCGCTTCAGCAACCCATATACCTTCATGGCACGCGAAAAAGAAGTGGTTGACAGTGCATACCCCGGCGATGTTGTCGGCCTGTACGACACAGGTAGTTTTAAAATAGGCGATACACTTACTGATGGAGAAATACTGCAATTTACTGGTATCCCAACCTTCTCTCCTGAGATTTTCAAAGAGTTAGTGAATAAAGACCCGATGAAAACCAAACAGCTCGATAAGGGTATCCGCCAGTTGACAGACGAAGGTGTAGCCCAGTTATTTACCCAACATGGTGGCAACAGGAAGATAATAGGCTGCGTGGGTGAACTACAGTTTGAAGTAATACAATATCGCCTGTTGCAGGAATATGGTGCCTCCTGCGATTTCAATCACCTTAGCTTTTATAAAGCCTGCTGGATAACAGGCGACAAAAAGAAGATAGATGACTTTGTGCGTTTCAAACAGGCCAACATAATGGAAGATAAGGACGGCAACCTTGTTTACCTGGCACAAAGTGAATGGTTCCTGAATACAGAAAAGCAGAACAACCCGGACATAGAGTTCCATTTTACCAGCGAGTTTAAAACTGCCATGGCATAA
- a CDS encoding BCCT family transporter, with protein sequence MILLLTALAFSLWGKDEFLAMVNGANDWILNHFDKAFSYTSFFMVLLCITIYFSPIGKVKIGGPEAKPTLNKYRWFSIVLCTTIAVGILFWGSAEPLYHLSSPPDSLPPGTDPIGFSMSTMYMHWSFTPYAIYTIPALLFALGYYNMKQRFSLGTMLFPIIRNKDRNWWSVPLDNICLFALVAGMSASLGAGILSISGGIQKLSGLSSGSLLTGAIALIIVLSFTISAATGLLKGIRILSSINVVIFILLVLAVIILGPASELPGYMLRGLKEYIINFIPHSLSTGNFSDKEWTHSWTTFYWANWMAWAPVSALFLGRIAYGYTVRQFIIFNWLIPALFAIVWMTVFSGTSIYQELNYGHLLGKSLHEQGPESVMYNIVHTFPFSRLFIIVFLFTMFISYVTAADSNTEAMSGISTEGLSPDNPDPPGYIKYIWGALVGVVAWVMVSFSGISGVKMLSNLGGLPALFLLILCCVGMTILIFRRKQIL encoded by the coding sequence ATGATACTGCTGTTAACGGCTCTGGCATTCAGTCTGTGGGGAAAAGATGAATTCCTGGCAATGGTCAATGGCGCAAACGATTGGATACTGAACCATTTTGACAAAGCATTCAGCTATACCTCTTTCTTTATGGTGTTGCTATGCATCACCATCTATTTTTCTCCTATCGGCAAAGTAAAGATCGGTGGGCCGGAAGCGAAACCTACGCTGAACAAATACCGCTGGTTCTCTATTGTACTGTGCACTACTATTGCTGTAGGTATATTATTTTGGGGGTCTGCAGAACCTTTATACCATTTATCCTCACCACCCGACTCGCTACCTCCTGGTACGGACCCCATAGGATTCAGCATGTCTACTATGTATATGCACTGGAGTTTTACACCTTATGCCATTTACACAATCCCTGCGTTACTGTTTGCGTTAGGCTATTATAATATGAAGCAGCGGTTCTCACTCGGCACAATGCTTTTCCCTATCATCCGCAATAAAGACAGAAATTGGTGGTCGGTACCCTTAGATAACATTTGCCTCTTCGCACTCGTAGCGGGCATGTCTGCATCGCTGGGAGCAGGCATTTTAAGCATATCCGGGGGTATTCAAAAACTATCGGGTTTATCTTCCGGTTCATTACTCACCGGGGCAATAGCATTGATCATTGTCTTATCATTCACTATATCTGCCGCAACAGGCCTGCTAAAAGGGATACGCATATTATCCTCGATCAACGTTGTGATATTTATACTACTCGTGTTGGCAGTTATAATACTGGGGCCGGCAAGTGAATTACCCGGCTATATGCTGAGAGGATTAAAAGAGTACATTATCAACTTCATCCCTCATAGCCTATCTACAGGAAATTTCAGCGACAAAGAGTGGACACACTCATGGACCACATTCTACTGGGCCAACTGGATGGCATGGGCACCTGTCTCCGCGCTTTTCCTGGGACGGATAGCATATGGATATACTGTCAGGCAATTCATCATCTTCAACTGGCTGATACCTGCACTTTTTGCTATTGTATGGATGACTGTCTTCAGTGGCACAAGTATCTACCAGGAGTTGAACTATGGACACCTGTTAGGGAAGTCATTACATGAGCAAGGCCCGGAATCTGTTATGTATAACATTGTCCATACATTCCCGTTCAGCCGACTTTTCATCATAGTCTTCCTGTTCACCATGTTCATATCTTATGTTACAGCTGCAGACTCGAACACCGAGGCAATGTCCGGCATTAGCACAGAAGGCCTGTCACCGGACAACCCCGACCCTCCAGGCTATATAAAATACATATGGGGCGCACTGGTGGGTGTAGTGGCGTGGGTTATGGTTAGCTTTTCCGGCATCTCGGGAGTAAAAATGTTGAGTAACCTCGGTGGACTTCCTGCCCTGTTCCTGCTCATACTTTGCTGTGTGGGTATGACCATCCTGATATTCAGACGGAAGCAAATACTGTAA
- a CDS encoding RNA-binding protein — MVQAGIYHTLKVVKHVDFGIYLDGDGTEILMPTRFVPEGVQDGDEITVFVYNDNEGRPIATSQKPYGVVGDIVALRVKDKNNQGAFLDWGLMKDLFLPLSQQSSPIRVGGKYLVYIYVDEMTGRVAATERISKHISNEELTVAEGDEVDLLVWRETEIGYAVIINNMHEGLVHFNDVFKELNTGDKLKGYVKSILPDNKVTVAIGKKGYQRIEDETEKILRLLDEHNGYLPYHDKSDPEEIYDFFGMSKKAFKMATGSLYKQRKISFTKTGIKLETD; from the coding sequence ATGGTACAGGCGGGTATATATCATACATTAAAGGTTGTGAAACATGTTGACTTCGGCATCTACCTGGATGGAGACGGAACGGAGATACTTATGCCAACCCGCTTTGTGCCCGAGGGTGTGCAGGATGGGGATGAGATAACGGTATTCGTTTATAACGACAACGAAGGCCGCCCTATCGCTACCTCTCAAAAACCATACGGTGTTGTGGGCGATATTGTAGCACTGCGCGTAAAAGACAAGAATAACCAAGGCGCCTTTCTTGACTGGGGGCTGATGAAGGACCTTTTCCTGCCATTATCTCAACAATCGTCCCCGATCAGGGTAGGCGGTAAATATCTTGTATATATATACGTTGATGAAATGACAGGACGCGTAGCTGCCACCGAACGTATCTCAAAACACATCAGCAATGAAGAACTGACCGTAGCAGAAGGCGATGAGGTAGACCTGTTGGTATGGAGGGAGACTGAGATCGGCTATGCTGTCATCATTAACAACATGCACGAAGGGTTGGTACACTTTAATGATGTTTTTAAAGAACTGAATACCGGGGACAAGTTGAAAGGGTATGTAAAATCAATATTGCCAGACAATAAAGTAACAGTTGCTATAGGCAAAAAAGGGTATCAACGTATTGAGGACGAAACAGAAAAAATTCTCCGCTTGTTAGACGAACATAATGGGTACCTGCCTTATCATGATAAATCAGACCCGGAAGAGATCTACGATTTTTTTGGCATGAGTAAAAAAGCATTTAAGATGGCCACCGGTTCACTCTACAAACAGCGTAAGATCTCATTTACAAAAACAGGCATCAAGCTCGAAACGGATTAA
- a CDS encoding cupin domain-containing protein → MEDKTNDATPKRPEGERTIDAPLVNIDLNGYIRQIKSEEAWLNNKRNSITLFKSDNMRIVMIGLHMNTELPEHTADGVISVQALEGHIIFKANNEEQKLTPGNMVTLHEKIPHSVVAVEDSVFLLTMAMKK, encoded by the coding sequence ATGGAAGATAAAACAAATGACGCCACCCCGAAAAGACCTGAAGGAGAGCGTACCATTGATGCCCCGCTTGTAAATATTGACCTGAACGGTTACATCCGCCAGATAAAATCGGAAGAAGCATGGCTGAACAACAAACGGAACTCCATTACATTGTTCAAAAGTGACAATATGCGTATTGTGATGATAGGTTTGCATATGAATACCGAACTGCCTGAACATACCGCAGACGGTGTCATCAGCGTACAGGCGCTGGAGGGGCATATCATATTTAAAGCCAATAACGAAGAGCAAAAGCTCACACCCGGAAACATGGTAACCCTACATGAAAAAATACCTCATAGCGTGGTGGCAGTAGAAGATTCTGTATTCCTGCTGACCATGGCCATGAAAAAATAG
- a CDS encoding DUF58 domain-containing protein has translation MSWKKTKWLFRYYAQYFPFTINTLFCVVAAYFSYRLLYSPASDTDPEAFRPFIMLMGKMVFWFIIVLICASVLSTLISWLYYMWLYKKGKARLELNFVTKTAEGKKNKLYMDALLYSAKRPLLGFIKGRLFYDDHHMTDKFSLLSNKRKENSIWPVAVTGRNRMELPDIKEYELRGGFIYFHDMLHLFSLAVHQPVKGQFHQPPVLRKKEDKDVAPKKTENTDVRIDQLRRVEGEYLNYKDFEAGDDVRRIVWKVYAKNRELVVRIPERFEPFASHLYFYASFYAPVKTQWIGDGYMKEMLNYYKNNIWTVYDTLAAKEWAMRYIPDQSFNLPEHLTDAERSSRIISNSSWHKDKSLQEYFNPKQGTVLCISSFTDPHELDNLLSECNESTVVYFVKLSRTFKHFVALNWIRRIIFLPPKDRLNKLRTTWTFSPARFRIQKREKELEEVIKRSGVTTATL, from the coding sequence ATGTCCTGGAAGAAAACAAAATGGCTGTTCAGGTATTACGCACAATACTTTCCGTTTACCATCAACACTTTATTTTGTGTGGTGGCAGCTTATTTCAGTTACAGGCTATTATACAGTCCTGCGTCTGATACAGATCCTGAGGCTTTCCGCCCCTTTATTATGCTCATGGGCAAGATGGTATTCTGGTTCATCATCGTGCTTATCTGTGCTTCTGTGCTGAGTACGCTCATTAGCTGGCTGTACTACATGTGGCTATACAAAAAAGGTAAGGCAAGGCTTGAACTGAACTTTGTAACCAAAACAGCAGAAGGTAAAAAGAACAAGCTATACATGGATGCACTACTGTATAGTGCTAAACGTCCTTTGCTGGGTTTTATTAAAGGGCGGCTTTTTTACGACGACCATCACATGACGGATAAATTCAGCCTGCTATCCAACAAAAGAAAAGAGAACAGCATCTGGCCAGTTGCCGTAACAGGACGCAACAGGATGGAGCTACCTGACATAAAAGAATACGAACTGAGAGGTGGGTTCATCTATTTTCATGATATGCTGCATTTGTTCTCGCTGGCTGTGCACCAACCCGTAAAAGGACAGTTTCACCAGCCGCCTGTTCTGCGCAAGAAGGAGGATAAAGATGTAGCTCCTAAAAAAACGGAGAATACAGATGTACGTATCGACCAGCTGAGACGTGTAGAAGGCGAATACCTGAACTATAAAGATTTTGAAGCGGGTGATGACGTACGCAGAATAGTATGGAAGGTATATGCAAAGAACAGAGAACTGGTGGTTCGTATCCCTGAACGGTTTGAGCCATTTGCATCGCACCTGTATTTCTATGCTTCCTTTTACGCACCTGTAAAAACACAGTGGATAGGGGATGGCTACATGAAAGAGATGCTGAACTATTACAAAAACAACATCTGGACTGTGTATGATACATTAGCGGCAAAAGAATGGGCTATGCGCTACATTCCCGACCAATCCTTTAACCTGCCGGAGCACCTTACCGATGCCGAACGCAGCTCAAGGATCATCAGCAACAGCTCCTGGCACAAAGACAAAAGCCTGCAGGAATACTTCAACCCGAAACAGGGAACCGTACTATGTATATCTTCATTTACCGACCCTCACGAACTGGATAATCTGCTGAGCGAATGCAACGAGTCAACAGTTGTGTACTTTGTAAAACTTTCGCGTACTTTCAAACATTTCGTTGCCCTCAACTGGATCAGGCGTATCATCTTCCTCCCTCCCAAAGACAGACTGAACAAGCTACGCACTACCTGGACCTTCTCCCCTGCCCGGTTTAGGATACAAAAACGCGAAAAAGAGCTGGAAGAAGTGATAAAACGCTCAGGTGTTACAACTGCTACGCTGTAA